The Ictidomys tridecemlineatus isolate mIctTri1 chromosome 1, mIctTri1.hap1, whole genome shotgun sequence DNA window GCATGTACTGGAGGGGGTGGTGCACCAGCCAGGCGGGCACAAGCATAGTAATCACCAATGGACTCGATGATGCCTGCCAGTGTGGCACTGAACATTCCCAACACAGCAGCCACAGTCACTGTAGGCAGGCCCCACTGACCTGGGTTGCGGGAAGACAGGAGGATGAATACACTGAGGAGCCTGTGGTGGGTTGGCAGGACAGGGCAGTCcttgagagggagagggagcactGGGTTGTCTTAAGCAAGAACAGGAGCCTACAGATGTCGGAGCTTATTTGGGTCATCCAGATGTGTGGAGTTGTAGTGAAGCTTTGAGTCAAATACcattactgggctggggatatagttcagatGATAGAGTACTTGcatcgcatgcacaaggccctgggttcaacccccagcacatacacgtgcacacacacacacacacacacacacaaaaaaaaaaaaaaaaaacccattactTGGTCCACTATAAACGTGTGGCTTGTGCCATCAGTATCACCAGGGGGCTCACAAGTGTCTGAGTTGGAAGCAAAGGGCGCCCAAGTGGGGTTGCTTACAGGGGTATGGAATGCGGATCCAGGGTGAAATACTCATGATGTCTCCACGGGCATCAGTTCGTGCCTGGTAGCCATAGGCTGTTGGGTCTTTAGGCAGCACATCTGTCAGGGTCAGCACGTAGCAGAGCAGCCACACAGTCATGATGGCCAGCACAATCTGAAACAGGAAAGTTAAGAGGTTCACTGCAGGAACTGGAGACCTCCCTCCAAGCTGACCTGCTTCTACTTTAGCCCCAGCCCAGCCTAGCCCAGCACTAGGCCCAGCCCCTGCTGACTTCAGCCCCAAACCTGCTACAGCCTCTGGGTAGCACCTCATCTCTGCTCTGGCTCTAGTGCCTACACTGTTCCTGCTTTGCTCCCACCTTGACCCTGGCACAGGTCAAGCCCCTGTTCTAGTCCCAGCCCCTCCTTACGGGAAACATCTTGAAGATCTGGATTCGGAAGAGAGTGAGGCCCTTGCCCCAGCGGTAGACAGGCAGCAGGAAGGTGACATTGCGCAGGTACTGGGAGAAGAGGATGATCAGGAGAATGGAGCTAGGGGCAGAGGCAAAGGAGGAGGAAATTGGTAAGCTCCATTGGGGCCAGGAGACAGGACTAAGGCAGTAGGACATAAAGGGGTGGGAAGGTGAGGGCTGGGTTTGGACAGGATCAGGCCCGGCACCTGCTCACCAAGCTGAGATGCCCCAATGGGAGCCTGCTCGATCACCAGCAGCTTGGAAGACAGACAGGCCAATGAGTGAGACAGTAGGGGTGACTGTGAGAGGCCCAATGTAGCTGAGCAGGGCCCCAGGCAGCCCCATCAGCCcaatcaccacctccaccacacTGGCCACCATGATTGCACCCTGGACCTAGAAGGGCAAAATGAGCTATATGTCATTATGTAAAGGTCATGACATGGCTACCAGCAGGACAAAAGTTCCAAGATTACCTCTTCAAATCCCCCACATAGCAGTGGCCCTCACTGCCATCTAGCTCCCTCCCCAGGTCCTGGCATCCTCTACCCACCTCTCGAATCCGTGGGTGCCAGATATGAGAGGTGTTCAAGGGCTGACTCCAGTTACCGTAGATCTCCTCTGTGGACAGAGACATGACACGGACAAAAGATGGACAGGGGAAGAAGATGTTGCCATGAACACATCTTGGTGTCTGGACTCAGGACATTTGCTCAGACTTCCAGATCCCTGGGCCTCCCCTCTCTTTCAACCCAGATCCAAAACATGTGCCCACCTTCTGGGGGACATTTCCATTTCTCCAGGGCCAGGATGGCTTTGGCTGGAACCAAAAACGCAAAGGCACTGGCCTGGAACAGTGGCAGCCTGGAGGAGAGAACAGAGCAGAAGGgtgaggtggggtgggaggagagaCATAGAGAGGCCCAGGGACACAGAGGGACAAGAaaaggggagggcagagggaagTCATTGAGACCCCATGCAGGactttaacatttgtttttccttttcttggagGGGGATGTTGCTGGAGATTCAACCCTgggggtgcttttccactgagtaacatccccagtcccttttagtttttgttttgagatggggtctcatgaagttgctgagattggcctgaatttatgatcctcctgcctcagctccctacCACCAGTAACTGGGATTCAATGTGGGCCACTAACAgtctctaacaaagaaaaaagacaacaGGTTCCCCCAGCTCCAAACCTACACCTCACTGTGAGGGCCAGCCTGACGGAAGTGGACATCTTAGTTCTGGCATCAGAGATGTACTTACCACCTTCCCCCAGCCACCTCCCagccatctttttatttttctaatatttattaattttttagttctcagcggacacaacatctttgtttgtatgtggtgctgaggattgaacccaggccgcacgcatgccaggcgagcgcgctaccgcttgagccacatctccagccccctcccaGCCATCTTTTTGCCATCCTGGCCTAGGACTATGCATTGGGACAGAGGCTCCCAGCCCACACAGCAGCTCGAAGCCGGCTCATACCCTTGGGACACAGAGGTGTGTGGTCCTGAGCATTCAAAGTAGAGCCTAAGAGGAGGTGAACCCAGGTAGGGCACATTCCTTAAGCCTACAGACTCTGTTCTTGAGGAGCCCCAGAGCAAGTTCCCTAAATTCAGAGTAGAAGCCCTGATGCCTGGCTCTGCGGCTGGCCCAGGGGTAGGAGTGGCAGGTAGGGCCTGAAGTGGTTAGGTTTTTTTGGTCCATAAAAGCCCTCTGAGGGAGACCAATTGGTCCTGTGTGtcacagagtgtgtgtgtgtgtgtgtgtgtgtgtgtgtgtgtgtgtgtgtgtgtgtgtgttgggggccgAGGCAGCTTACCGGATGCCCAGTGTGGTCTGGATGAGAGTGGTGATACCCACACACACGAAGATGGTGCCGATGAGCTGGCTGATCATGTTCTGGTCTTGGCCCACACACAGTGCCTCGGCCAGGAGGAAGGGAACAGCGATGGTGCCGCTAAAGCATGTCAGGTAATGCTGTGAGTGGCAAGAGAAGAATCATGAGGCAGGGCCTGCAGAGCTCACGGGGAAAGGGCCACCCTAGGTCCTCATGCCTTTCTCACAG harbors:
- the Slc23a1 gene encoding solute carrier family 23 member 1 isoform X3; the encoded protein is MSDAWSKVLLGLHKVILFFSGASQTCAPNMRAQTDPEGRTQHESPSSTGNSTRDPQMPLPTEPKFDMLYKIEDVPPWYLCILLGFQHYLTCFSGTIAVPFLLAEALCVGQDQNMISQLIGTIFVCVGITTLIQTTLGIRLPLFQASAFAFLVPAKAILALEKWKCPPEEEIYGNWSQPLNTSHIWHPRIREVQGAIMVASVVEVVIGLMGLPGALLSYIGPLTVTPTVSLIGLSVFQAAGDRAGSHWGISACSILLIILFSQYLRNVTFLLPVYRWGKGLTLFRIQIFKMFPIVLAIMTVWLLCYVLTLTDVLPKDPTAYGYQARTDARGDIMSISPWIRIPYPCQWGLPTVTVAAVLGMFSATLAGIIESIGDYYACARLAGAPPPPVHAINRGIFTEGICCIIAGLLGTGNGSTSSSPNIGVLGITKVGSRRVVQYGAGIMLVLGAIGKFTALFASLPDPILGGMFCTLFGVAEIDQILTVLLTTEMFVGGCLAFILDNTVPGSPEERGLIQWKAGAHANSETSASLKSYDFPIGMGTVKRIAFLKYIPVCPVFKGFSSRSKTQSRVPEDIPENIETGSGCTKV
- the Slc23a1 gene encoding solute carrier family 23 member 1 isoform X5, which encodes MSDAWSKVLLGLHKVILFFSGASQTCAPNMRAQTDPEGRTQHESPSSTGNSTRDPQMPLPTEPKFDMLYKIEDVPPWYLCILLGFQHYLTCFSGTIAVPFLLAEALCVGQDQNMISQLIGTIFVCVGITTLIQTTLGIRLPLFQASAFAFLVPAKAILALEKWKCPPEEEIYGNWSQPLNTSHIWHPRIREVQGAIMVASVVEVVIGLMGLPGALLSYIGPLTVTPTVSLIGLSVFQAAGDRAGSHWGISACSILLIILFSQYLRNVTFLLPVYRWGKGLTLFRIQIFKMFPIVLAIMTVWLLCYVLTLTDVLPKDPTAYGYQARTDARGDIMSISPWIRIPYPCQWGLPTVTVAAVLGMFSATLAGIIESIGDYYACARLAGAPPPPVHAINRGIFTEGICCIIAGLLGTGNGSTSSSPNIGVLGITKVGSRRVVQYGAGIMLVLGAIGKFTALFASLPDPILGGMFCTLFGMITAVGLSNLQFVDMNSSRNLFVLGFSMFFGLTLPNYLDSNPGAIDTGVAEIDQILTVLLTTEMFVGGCLAFILDNTVPEYCLSNIW
- the Slc23a1 gene encoding solute carrier family 23 member 1 isoform X4; protein product: MSDAWSKVLLGLHKVILFFSGASQTCAPNMRAQTDPEGRTQHESPSSTGNSTRDPQMPLPTEPKFDMLYKIEDVPPWYLCILLGFQHYLTCFSGTIAVPFLLAEALCVGQDQNMISQLIGTIFVCVGITTLIQTTLGIRLPLFQASAFAFLVPAKAILALEKWKCPPEEEIYGNWSQPLNTSHIWHPRIREVQGAIMVASVVEVVIGLMGLPGALLSYIGPLTVTPTVSLIGLSVFQAAGDRAGSHWGISACSILLIILFSQYLRNVTFLLPVYRWGKGLTLFRIQIFKMFPIVLAIMTVWLLCYVLTLTDVLPKDPTAYGYQARTDARGDIMSISPWIRIPYPCQWGLPTVTVAAVLGMFSATLAGIIESIGDYYACARLAGAPPPPVHAINRGIFTEGICCIIAGLLGTGNGSTSSSPNIGVLGITKVGSRRVVQYGAGIMLVLGAIGKFTALFASLPDPILGGMFCTLFGMITAVGLSNLQFVDMNSSRNLFVLGFSMFFGLTLPNYLDSNPGAIDTGAYRLSTDSRGVAEIDQILTVLLTTEMFVGGCLAFILDNTVPEYCLSNIW